GAACTGCACTTTTCCGAAAACCTCATGACCCAATTTTCCGGCGCCAAACTGGTCATGACCGCAATGCCCGGCATGGCCCACTCGCCCATGCCCATGAAAGCCAAAGTCTCCGGCGGCAGCGACCCGAAAACCATGGTCATCACCCCGCTCTCGCCACTGCCCACCGGCAGCTACAAAGTCGAATGGCGCGCCGTGTCTTCGGACACTCACCCGATCACCGGCAACGTTACGTTCAAAGTGAAGTGATTGATGAGCGACTCGGTCAGCATTGCCCTGCGCTTTGCGTTGTATGTGGATTTGATGCTGTTGTTTGGGGTGGCGCTTTTTGGCTTGTACAGCCTTAAAGGGCAGGAGCGGATGTCGGGAGCAGTGTTGCCGTTCCGGTCGATGTTGGCGGGGACGGCAGTGCTGGGTGCGCTGCTGTCTGTCGCGAGCATGGTAATGATGGCGAGTGCCATGAGCGGGGAATCGGACTTCGCCGCGCTGCGTCCGCACATCGAAATGATGGTGCTTGAAACGGACGTAGGGCTGGCGTGTGTGGTTCGCATCGTTGCGCTGGTCGTCGCAGGTTTAGCGGTGATGCTCCGTACGCCTGGTTTCAGCTTGTGGGTCGCGGCTTTTGCCGGCGGTATCGCCCTCTCCAGCCTGGCCTGGAACGGACATGGTGCGATGGATGAAGGCAGTCGTCGTGATTGGCATTTCGTGGTGGATATTCTGCACTTGTTGGCGGCAGGGGCATGGATTGGGGCGTTAGTAGCGTTTGCGTTGATGGCGAAGATTAATGCTCTGCAGACCGAAGCACGCATCCAATTGTTGGCCCGCTCGGTTAATCGATTTGAGGTGATTGGCGCGGTCATCGTGGTGGTCATCACGGTGACGGGGGTTGTGAATTATCTGTTCATCGTCGGGCCGAAGCTGGATGAAGTTTTTCTCAGTACTTATGGGATTTTGCTATTCATCAAAGTGATGCTGTTTGCTGGCATGCTCGTGCTCGCCGCGTTGAACCGGTTTCACCTTGGGCCGCTTTTGGAGCAGTCATTGCGGGACGGGCAATACACGGTCGCCGCCAATGCGCTGCGGCGTAGTGTGGTGGTGGAATTGGTGGCGGCGGTGTTGATTGTGGGGTTGGTGGCTTGGTTGGGGACGTTGAGTCCGGAGATGGATGCTCTGTAGGGAATGAAGCATCCGATGACCGGCCATAGCAGTCAGTGGACAGGATGAGGGGCCTTTACTAGCGTCTAACCACCAGATTTCAAGCCATAGGGTCCAACACCCAAGCGCCAAGGTGAAAATGCGGCGCAATTATCGAAAGGAGTTCGAAAATGGCTAGCGTAATGAAAGTGGTGGATGTTCAGTTAACCTTGCTTAAATCCTACCCACCGCAGCTACACATATCGGCAATTGGCCTGGTGAATTCTGGTGGATGGACAAACCCGAGACTGGAGCCGCGGATTTACCTTCAGTTCCCACCAGACGGCATTCAAGACTTTGATTTTGTTGCTGATCCGCCCCAAAGACCTGCTATACAGCCCATCCTTCCCATCGCCGCATCAGAGCTATGGGAAAACCCGCCACTCGATAAACTCAAGGGCGTAAGAATCCACTCTGCTAACAACTCGATAGAAGCCTATCTTGAGAGTGCGAAGTCCTTGGCTGTTGCATAAACAACTAATGCGGAGGGATACGTGCCAGACCTTGCCTGGCACGTTCGCGCATTGGAATGAACGGGATATTGGGACACTGGATGACAGTCAAGGAGTGCTTTCACTACACTGACTCCCGCTTGAACCCCACTCCGTCACAAAAGCCCGATAACAATGAAAACCATAAAAAGCACAATGATGCTCTGTGGCCTGCTGGCTCTATCCTGCGGCGCTCAGGCAGAGCAAAACCTTTCGCACTTGGACACCGTCCTGCAACAAGGCCAACTGCGGGTTTGCACGACCGGCGACTACAAACCCTATACCTTCAAAGGTGAAGACGGCGAATACTCGGGGATCGACATCGCCATGGCCTGCTCGCTGGCCGACAGCCTGGGCGTGAAGGTTGAGTGGATCCAGACCACCTGGAAAACCCTGATGCCCGACATGCTCGCGGGCAAATGCGACATCGGCGTCGGCGGCATCTCCGTCACGCTGGAACGCCAGAAAAAAGCCTTCTTCAGCACCACACTGGACGTCGACGGCAAAATTCCACTGGTGCGCTGCGAAAACAAGGCGCAATACCAGACCATCGAACAAATCAACCAACCTTCGGTTCGCCTGGTCGAACCGGCCGGCGGCACCAACGAAGCCTTCGTTCACGCCTTCCTGCCCAAGGCGCAACTGCGGCTTCACGACAACGTGACCATCTTCCAGGAACTGCTGGATAAGAAGGCTGACGTGATGATTACCGATGCTTCGGAGGCCCTGTATCAGCAGAAACTCAAACCCGGTTTGTGTGCGGTAAACCCGACGCAATTTATGCAGTATGGGGAGAAGGCTTATCTGTTGCCGCGTGATGATATTAGCTGGAAGTTGTATGTCGATCAGTGGTTGCATCTGGCTAAGGTTACGGGGAACTACCAGAAAATTTTGGGGCAGTGGATAGCGGTGCCAGAGGCGAAATAGCCCGCGTTGGTTCAGCTGCCATCATCGTTACCGCGCGGGATGGCAGTCACCGTCAAAAATCACCAACACGCGTCAATCGCGGTGCAGGGTCAATCCTTTTTGGGTCGTGACGGGTTGTCCTGACGATAGGTATGCATGGGATTGATGACCAATTGCCTGACCTGGCTGTCCAACTCTTTGCTGTGATACAGGTCCAGGCATTTGAGCAGCTCAAAGCGAACGCCTTGACGCTCTGATTCGACCAGTGGATTGTGATAATCACGAGCCAGAAACTGATCAACCAGAGGCCTACCGGCTTGAGGTGCTTGCTCCAGATCGAAATAGGTCCAGTCCATAAGCGCACTGGCGCTGCTTCCGGCGTCCTGGTCGGCTTTAGGTTCGCTCTTGTAGGCTGTAGCGATGCAATCTGCCAGCACCATATCCTTGTAATTTTGCGCGTAGGTGCGCCCGCCTGCCTGTGGGGAGTTGGTCGAATCATCCTTGGACCAACTGTTGGAAGGCGCGGCTGCCCAAGCCAGTACCAAGACCGCAGTCAAATTGTTGACCCACCTCAGGGCCGGATCACGGCAGTTAATGTTCATTGCAACATTGCAGCCGATGACTGTCGTAACTTTTCCAGATGGATTGAGGGTGTCGTAAATCCGTTGAGAAGCTGCCCACGCGCTAGAAATGAGGGTCGAATCATGTTTCATCCTTGATTTTATGAAGCAGAAAATCGCAACAGTTTAATCCTTCATACTTGAGGTGACATAGACCTGAACGGCGGGGCCATGAAGGTGTGTCGCCCGGAAGGCTCCAGAAGATGAAGCAAATGGGCGACCTCTTCAGGTCGCCCATCTTCATTGCGCCGACTACACCTGCACCTGCAAGCGCCGCCCCACAACATCCATCAAATCGCAGCCATCGCGCAACGGAATCGCCAACACCCGCGCGAAGTCCTGCAGGAGCAATGCGTCACGACTGATGCCTTCGCCCAGAGAAAGGGTTTCCAGCAGTTGCGTCACGGTGCGGATGCGGATGCGGTATGCGGCCGTGTCGTGCAACACGTCGACGGGTGCTTCGGTGTCGATCAACAGCGACGGAATTGTGCAATCGATTCCGGTGATTGGCATGTATCGAGCCATGGTTTTGAACCTCCATTAGGCAAACGAGCGTGGCCGCTTAGGCTTGGCTGGCGGATGGAATCTCGGACTCACCGTCGGGCGGGTCAAGATTATCCAGGGCTCGGTTTACCAATAACTCACCGACTACTGCTAATTGCTGAATCGATAGCGCGAGACTGCGATGTGAACCTTCGAGTACGCAGGCCAAGTCGGTGGTCAGGACGTTTAGGGACGCGAGGGTTTCGCAGGCATGGCTTAACAGGGTTTCGGTATCGACGTTTGGGAGGATGGTGAAAACGTGGCTGATCGGATCGGCATGGTTTGGGTTACGAAGGCGTTTGCTGACAGCGCGTTGAGTGGCTTTGGAGAGCTCATCGAGAGGGTCGGAAACGGTTGAGGTTTCGGGGGGATTTGGAGTGATTTTCTTCATTGCTTTTGTTCCTAGAATTAAATTAAGGAACTGCCAGCATCACTTCCACATGATGGGTGGCAGCTGTACGCAGGTGTGGAAGACCGGGGATCTAGGAACCCGGCGCACCCGAAAGTGCCCCGCGCACAGCCGCCATAATTTAACAGCAGACGAGAAAAAAGCGCCCGCTGAAATTTAGGTGGCGCTTGTGCGCCTAGATCTTGTGAAGGGCTTCCACACCCTTGTCGCTGATTTTGCAGCGACAAGGGAAGGTTATCTGGGTGGTTGGAGGAGTGCAAGGTGGGCGATGGCGACGCGGGTTGCGGGAAATCTCCTACATTGGCGTGATGCCATAAACAGAATGATATTGTCACTATCCGATGATGGATTGTACCGATATAACTAAAATCTACTTATATTTCAGTGTAATAAAAACAAAATCATCCTTGCTGTAGCAAATATCAAGCAAGATAAAAAAGCAGAATTAGTCCCAGAAAGCTATTTTTACACGAAAGTCTGTCCAATCCATGACATACCTGACTGGCATCCAAGACATGGCGCTAGAAGACTTCTCAAGCTAGCCAGCCCCCATGACCGCTGCGTTGAAGATAAAACTGAGTAAGGGATTTGAACCCCTTTTTCGTATTCACCGCATACCGCTCCAGCTCCAGCGGCAGTCAACATTCGCCCGGCTACTCATCTTCATCCTCCAGAGCCTCTCTTAGACTTTTGTTGACGCGCCATCGCATAGCGCGCGTCCTTGAGTAGATCGTCATACAGGTCAAATGCGGGCTCTGATCTGCGCATTGTCGGCTGATGCTCAATTCGATTTCCTGCATCCGCCGTTGCATCCTGGTACGGGCGCAATTGCGGTCGGAAATGTCACTGCTATGCTTGGGGTTTCTCGAAAGGAATCGACACCATGCCAAGCGATTATTCACTGTCGGATTTACTGGAAAGGCTATACGAAAACCAGCAGGCTCTGCAGGCGGCCATTATGGAGTTGACCCTCCTGGTTGAGGAGCAAGGGGCGCAGGAAGTAGGCGGAAATGTCCGTGGCGCACTATGGACCATGGGTGAAAACACTGGCCATATCAGACAAGCCCTGGCTCGATTGAAGAAATTGGACTTCGGCTAACCGATTACACACCAAAGACTCGTCGACAGTCATGTTGAAGTGAATTCGGGGGGCCAGTCCGGTTCACCTCACAGGCGTCTATCGGCAAAAAGCAGTCGTTCAAAAATAGGATCTTTGTGAGCCGTAACGAGCTTAAAATCAGGGCCGTGTCCGACCAAAATATCGTATGACGGACAAGAACCTTTTCGAGTACTTTTTAAAGCAAAAAGAGATGGTGCTCATTCTGAGATTGTCTACCATCGGCATGGCATGGCATGGCATGGCATGGCATGGCAAAAAGCCAGACTGTCCTTCAAGCGCGCACTATGCAGCTAGAAGTCAGAAAATAAATGGCAGGATATGGAGAAACTCGATGCTCGACAATACCCCTGCGACCCGTTTAAGTGGCATGACTCTACAAAATGGTTGGATCGTTGGCGATATCTTAGTGGTTGGGCGCGCTCAGGAAGGTGGTGAGGGAAGCGGTGGTACCTTTTCTGTGTCGTATGTGGTGACTAAAGAAGGAAAAACTGCATTTTTAAAGGCTTTTGACCTTGATAATGTGCTGAAGAAGCGTGGCAATCGCTCATTGATGGAAACATTACAACAAGAAACCACGGCATTCAATAATGAAAAAGGGCTGAATACCCTGTGTGTGAAATCGAGGATGCGTCAAATAGTAAAGATTATTGATCATGGAGATGTGACAGTGCCCTCAGAGCACGGCGATATGGTCAATGAAATACCTTATATGGTAATGGAATTGGCAGATGGGGGCGATGTAAGAAGCTATCTAAAGCAAACCAGCTTGCACGACCTTTCCGTGAAATTTCGATATTTAAAAGAGATTGCTTTAGGCATTTCGCAATTGCACGCTGAAAAAATTAGCCATCAAGATATTAAGCCATCAAATGTAATGATATTTGAAGAGGCTGGGGCGAAAATTGGTGACTTAGGACGTGCTAGTGTACAGGGTATTGTTGGCGTTTATGACGGATGGGTAATTGCAGGAGATCAAGGATATGCTCCGCCAGAACAACTTTATGGACTTACGCTTAACGAATGGGTAGATCGGAGAGAAAGGTGTGACTTATACCAATTCGGATCTATAATCAGCTTTCTTATGTTCGGAGTGACTGTAAACACTATTCTTCATGAACGACTCCCTCAAGAGGTCTCGCCTCGGAGATGGGGCGGTGGCCACAGCACCTACGCTCAAGCCTTACCTTACCTACAAAAAGCTTTTTACGAGGGGCTTGAGGAGTATGAGCGATCACTCCCTAGTTGGTTAGGGAGTAGGATAGTTAATCTGATCGAACAATGCTCAAATCCCGACTATAATAAGCGTGGAGCAAAGAGTGTTTTGGGTAAAAATAATTTTTTAGGCTTGGGATTCAATCGATTTGTAAGCGAGCTTGATTATTTGCGTAATGAGGCTGATCGTCAATCAATTATAGCTGCGAAGCGCCAGGCATAAATTATGAGCTTTCATAATGAAGAGTTTGATAGAAAAGTTTTACCCATATGGGACGACTCAGCTATATCTGGAAAGCTGGCTGAAAACTCGTCGGTAAAACACTTCAATGCTGAGCAGGTTTCTGAAAACATTTCGGAAAAATTAATTCTGGAACTTAAGCGAAGCGATGACGCAGGCGTGGCCGTTGAGCTTTTGAACGTCGCTGCATTGGAAGGGAAAAGCGAAGCTTTAGCTTTGGCTGCAAGCCGAATTTTAAAAGAAAGTAATTTACCTGCACCTGTAACGAAAATGGCTCGCATGATTCTCGGCGAAACTGAAGAGCAGCCGAACAAGTCTGAATTCTATGAAATAAAAAGGTTGCGCGCTCATTTAAAGCTGCGTCCAAAGAACGTGTTAGCCTGGGTGGACCTGGCTAGGGAACACGTGATTGTCGGTAATAGTACTCAAGCTGAGCGAGCAATGACGATCGCTTTGAGTCTCGCGCCAAGTCATCGGTGGATTACTAGAGTCGCCTCAAGATTATATGTTCATCTTGACTTGATTGACAAATCACATTATCTACTGATGAATCATCCGGCAGTACGTATTGATCCTTGGATTGCTTCTGCTGAGCTTGCTGTATCGCAGCTTTCGGGGCGTACGAGTAAGAATGTGGGAAATGCTAAGAAAATACTTGAGTCAGGCTTGCATCCGAAGCATACGGCTGAACTTGCTAGCGCGCTAGGTACATTAGAGCTTTCTGCGGGCGCAAATAAAAAAGCCAAAAACTATTTCAGAAATTCGCTTGTAGACCCCAATAGAAATGCCTTGGCGCAAGCTAAATGGGTCGAACAGGCCCATGATTTAAAAGCAGGAGTTATCATTACCACTGAACAAATGGAAATAGCTTATGAGGCCAAGGCTTGGGAGAATTATATTAATGGCGATATAGGTAAGGCATTATTTTATTCGATGGAGTGGTATCAGTCAGAACCTTACTCAAGTAAGCCGCCCATGCTCGCAACTTATTTGGCATCATTGGTTGATCAATATGACTATGTCATTGAGATTGCAAACCAGGGACTTAGAACCAACTCTGAAAATAGCACATTAAAACTAAACAAGGCCTACGCCGAAATTGCAAAAATTGGCATTGTAAAAGGTTACGATGTAGATGAATCAACGTTCATTAGTTGGGTCACCCTATTTAAGGATATGCTGAAAAAAGAGAGATCGACTGCTGGTCACGCAGCAGCCAATATGGGAATGCTCTGCTATCGAATGGGCTCCATAGAAAATGGCAGAGCGTGGTATAATCATGCTGAGACAGCATGTAAAGGTGACGGTAACGAAAATTACGTCATGTGCGCTATACACCATGCTCGAGAATCTATAATTGCTAAAGCACCATGGGCAACTGAAGTCTTTGAGTTTGCAAAAAACTTATTAAGCAAAAATAATGGATCAGAGCTCCCATCCGGCATGTTTTACATGAAAAAGATTGAGCAGTTGAGAAATGCTCCGGAATCCTGGTCAACAATTTCTGGTATTGCGAAACCAACAACTATAGCCTTGCCTAGTCGCGAAATCTTTGCATTCCAAAATACAGGCACGGAAGCCACAATAAAATTTTACCTTCCTGAGTTCAATTAAAACTTGTCGCGTGTTTTATTTGGGCGAGAGTGATGCCCCCAAAGAAACCTATTTCGGCTGGCAGCGATCCTTAATCACATATTCGCTTTTGCCCGAAAGCTGCCGATCATCTAGGACCTCTATCAACCCAAAGCAGCTTATCACCTGTGACGTCAATCGGCCGGAAGCCGATCCAAGGCGAACAGGACTAGGTAGCCGACTGACTCGATAAGTTGCTCGACATTTCACCTTCCGGGGGAGATCATCCATGCGCTTTCTGTGTTCCGATGTGTGCGTGAGTCCTCGCTATCAATCCACGGTAATACCTGAGGCGTTACTCCTCAAAAAATTCGACAATTCATCCAGTGAGCACGCCCAACGCAATTCACCAACAGAGGCCGAAAGAGACTTCGTATGGCTTGTGTAGACTGCAAAGGGTGTACAAACTACCCCCACAATCTGCTTGTAACCAGTCAAATTGAAATTGTCACCCTCCCTCCTCGCTTCGAGTTGACTGACGATGCTTGCCCAGTAATCTACCCCTTTGTCCACCGTCGACGCTGCATTGCGGATAACGTTGTGCACACCTCGGTCGTACTCTCGTGTGTATGGAATGCTTTTGCACGAGACTACTAGGAGAGTGCCATCGTATGAGCCAATTGCATCAATGTCGGTCATAGCCTGGCCATCAACGCAAAGCGTCCGCTGTCGCAACACTCGAGTGGCGCTGTCTGCCCAGTAGGAACGGTCAATGACTTCTTGAACTACATCCTCAAACTTCGTTGCACGCTCATTGGCGATCTGTCCTTGAGTTTTAGGAAATTGGAACCAGCTTAGGAACCCCGTAGAAGCAGCCCACATGTCGATACACACGTAGTTGTCCGTTATCCTAATGATATCCCCGTGAGCGAGGGGCCAAGCCTCCCCTTTAAAGCTCAGGCAACTGGCGCTGAAGGCAGCGTAGCTCTCTGGCGCTTGGAATTGAGGAAGATGTTCGCTGATCTCATCGCATACTGTGGAGTATTCCTTTTCGCCGAATTCGTCCCATTCCTTGGATTCCATGATGAAGTAGCCGAGCTCCATCACCCGAAGAAACGAGTAGCGTCGCTTATAAAGCCAGCGCCCACCGAGGAAGAGTAGCAGCAAGCAAAGCGAAGCGTTGTTTTCAATTCCGACTCCTACCATGGCGGGTAAGCGATATAACTCGAAGAGCCTTGCTAGATCTAGGTTCGCCGGGCCAAAACGCAGCATGATTTGTCGGTTGGTTCCATAAATGGCGGCGTGTGGGTGCCCCTCAAGAAACCTCTGAGGCGAGAACGCTCTTTCGTCATGCATCCCCCATAGCGCCTGTGTGATGTTCACATTAGCTTCGATGCCGGCTACTGCAACGTCGTCATGAGCCAGGCCCGTCTGGGTCATTGCTACCCCTTGGTATGTGCGTCGCAGGTAATCATGGCGCTGGTCATAGATCCGCACTGCGGACTCCAACACCGGGTTTGGTACACGGCGTGGTAGGGCTGAGGTCGCGGAATGGGTAAGCGATTTGATTGCTGGTAGGCCCGCCGCGAGTTTGCCTCCGGATACTCCGCGGGAATGCGGATTAGGGAAATCGTAATCGAACCCTTTGCTCGCTAAACGGAATCCGACTTGCAAGTCATAAATAATCGTGATGAAAGAAATAAAACGCGCGATATGCCTTAGAGTGCTCTCGTTGATCGGGAAAACGAAGCCTTCGCGCCCATAAGTGGCCGCTTCGGCTTTAGTGCTGCGATTCGCATAGATCTCGGCTAACGCCCGGGCGTTAACGCCGGTGGAAGATAGTTCTCCAGCGAAAACTTCGTTAGGAGTACGCCGCAGGTAATACATCCAGCGCATGGCTGAGTAGGAATTGAGATCGCCCGCAAACGCCTCCTCCATTGATTGAGTGCATTGAGTGAAGAATTCACAGCTATCTCGGGCTGACAGCGGTGCCTTGGCTTTCGCCGTTCGAAAGAAAGAAAGTCGCGTGATCCTCGACTCAAGTTCGACTATGTACTTGCCGACGTCTGCTCGGAATTTCGTGTTGCGTGGGACTTGTAGAAGAAGAGAGCTCATTTAGTTCCAGTACTGGTTTACGTAAAAATACTTCGAAACCATGCATCGCTATCAAGTAGCCGAAGCCGGCTCCCCGCCACTCAGTTCTTTGCCAGCTCGTTCGAACAAATCCTGGTTATGTTCCATCACGTCCCTTAAGGTCATGTGATAAAAAGTATCTGGTACGATTCCAACGTCCTCCAGTACGCGCCCCTCATTCGCCTTTACGCGCAGTGCGCGTCGAATAGTCAGACCAAAATTGACGCCGTTCGGAAGGTTTGCGAGGCCGGAAGGGCTGCGCGCGAGATAGACTTCAAGATGGTCACTCATCCATGGCAGATCGCGTATTACATGAGTAAGTATTCCATCTTGGATGACCCACGCGGTTTCATCTTCGTCGACCTGTTCGGACGCCAGAGTTGCCTTTTCTGACAAAGAAATACCGGCAGCGTTGAAAGCGTCGACAATTTGCGTAGATAGATTGCCAGCAACAAAGTCAGTCTTCAGCTTTGCGTCGAGGCGGAAGTCAGGATTGAAGATGCGCACAGCATCCCAGTTCCAAACATTTCCTCCTGCCGCGGCCATGTTGTCGTCAGTGCAAATTACCTTACCGATCTCATTGTCGATGAAACCGGCTGCGAACATGTCTGCGGTGCTGAAGGCTAGGGCATCGGAGATGAGAATCACGGGACCTGTATATTTGCGACCTACCTTGTTGTAATCGATGTCGTCACCTTCCATTGGGATGCCCCGTGTGTAGGTTTCCCCAGTCTTGAACGCCTCCGCGAAGGAAGGACGCCACCGGATGAATTTATCGCTCGCTTCAACCATAGCGCGGGTCAAATCAGTAACTCGAAACTGGAACCTTGCGGGCACGATCGGCTGGGGGCTGAACAGTTGAAGCAGACGTTCGCCAGCGGCTATGTAACCGCCGGTATTGCCGCGTATATCGCAAAGAAGACCATTCTGCGGCAGAGTTGTAAGGATCGGTGCCAGCGCATGGACGAGATCATCGACGTCGTTCGCTTCGAATGACCGTAAACGTACATAGGCAAAGGTGCCATCACTTGTTGTGACGGTGCCATAGTTGATCACGCCTTGCGCGGTGTTACCTTGAATGACGGGAACACCAAGATGGGGTTGAAGAGGCGGGGAAAGTGGCGCAGGATCAAAAGAGTGTGGGGCGGTCAGCACCCGTCGCGCATTCTGAAGATCCATCAGCAGACGGTCGCCACCAAAACCGGTGACATTGCGACCCAGAGCTGGATGTGTCGGCGCGGTGGTAACATCGAGCCCGATCCAGTTAAAGTTTTCGCTAGAGTCGATACCGTTCAGAGAAAAGCGAAGATCGACCCATTCTTCAAGCGGCGGTCCGAACCGCGTGAGAGGACGGTATGTGAGGAAGGCAAGGCTCCGAGCAAGCGATGCCGCCTCGTTGCCGCCGTCGAAGAGATTGGCGACTAGACGGACATAACGGTCGATGGGAATAGCATTCCAATGGCTGACACGGGCTCCGGGTTGGAGCAGTTTGAATGTAGCCCTTGGATCGACCCTGGTGACGACATAAATCTCAGACCCGCTGTCCCAACACGTCTCGACGGTGAAAGGTAGGACGGCTGCGACCCCATATGGTGCCCGCCCGTAGAATATGACGTGCCGGTCTCTGACTCGCGCGAGGATCACGACAAGGTTCTCGTGGAATTCTGCATCCGAGAGCTCTGCAATCTGCATTCGTAGGAGGCCCAATGCCCGAACGGGATCAAAGCCATAGATCGCCTTCTTACGATTGAGATGAACATAGAAGCTATCAAGGGCGATCGACAGTTGATCTAGAAGACGCAGTCGATCGGCAGTGGGATAAAAAGGCGCTACTGCGAAGCCAGGCGCCGATAATGAAAACGACTTGGCGAGTAGCTTGCCGCCCGGTGAGCGAATGAGGGTCTCGCCCGCTAAAGCCGCGCCCTTGCCCTTAACCGTACCGGTTCCGCGAGTCTTCGGATATTCGCTCGTCGGCATAACACCCCTCCTACAATTTGAATGCTCGCGATGTACGGTCTGGTTGCTGAGCGTGCTGTGCGCTGGGGTAAAGGACGTCATTGCGCGCGCAGGCTCGATTGAATGTGCTCCAGATAGCCGTAGGTGTAGATCTTCCGCAGTATCGAGATCCCTGCAATGAACTCCTCAGAAATCATAGCAGGGGTTTGAGGAGGCGTTTTTTAACTCACTGGACTGGAGCGGACAGACGCGAACGGCGCCTTTCGGCTTAAACTATGTAAAACGGAGGCGCCGTTTTGAAGTCTGCGTTGCTACGTAAAATCTGCCAACGGCTGAGTTAATCACCTGAAATTTGTATAGGAACGCGATTTCGCTGCGGTCCTGACTATCGAACTCGCTCTAAAACGTTTTCACACAGCCTGGACCTAAAGCAGGCGTTCAATCCAGGTTTGCTTTTGGCCAAAGCAGACGCCTCCAACCACAACCAAAGCTTTTGCTGGCATTTTGCATCGCCTCTACTACGCTTTCCCGAAGAGTACGAGTTGCGGTTTGTAATCATGATGGGTAGGGCCTTACACGTAGTTCCCACCACACAGCAGGCTGGCGTGCGGCGGCACACGCGCCTAAGGATGTCATCTACTAGGCTTGATCGAAAAAATCAGGGGATTAGGATGACCACACGATCTTCGATCTACACGAACCTCCCGATTAGCAGCCTTCAGCGCTCGCCTGAAGAGGAAATTCGTGCGGTAATTGAGGAACAAACTGGCCTATCGCCGCTTCCAGCAACAAAGAAAATTTCGATGTACCACATAAGAGGAGTGTCCAATCCAAAGTTTGTCGGTGGGGAAGATAAAGACGAGGTGATCTTCGGCCCCGAGTTCCTCTATGTACTTGATGTAGGTTTTCCCGCAGCTTGTGGAGTACAGATATCGTGGACAAACTCTGGCCGTGGAGACCCAAGCTTCCCAAACTTTAAGGGTGCTATAACTCGCTCGGTGGTTGGATCCTCTCGGGGTCAGATTCTCTACCCCTGTATTCCAACCGAACTCATGGTGGGCGTTAAGGACGAAACCAGTGAGTCAACAGTTCGTACTGAACTCGCAGCATATTCTTCCTCGATCTCTGTGTTAATTCCGAATTTGTACTTAATCAAGGTCAATGCCTTCCACGAGCAAGAAGTCGCCAGACAGATTGAAACCTCACTTCCGTTCGTCAAGTACGCGTCACTGAACACAGTGGTCCGAATTGTTGATTTCTCGCCTGGCTGGTTTGTCGACCAGGTTTGCTGAGGCTCCTAACAAATGAAATCACGCAAATGCTTAGCTTCATGAAGTATCAAT
The Pseudomonas lini DNA segment above includes these coding regions:
- a CDS encoding S41 family peptidase, coding for MPTSEYPKTRGTGTVKGKGAALAGETLIRSPGGKLLAKSFSLSAPGFAVAPFYPTADRLRLLDQLSIALDSFYVHLNRKKAIYGFDPVRALGLLRMQIAELSDAEFHENLVVILARVRDRHVIFYGRAPYGVAAVLPFTVETCWDSGSEIYVVTRVDPRATFKLLQPGARVSHWNAIPIDRYVRLVANLFDGGNEAASLARSLAFLTYRPLTRFGPPLEEWVDLRFSLNGIDSSENFNWIGLDVTTAPTHPALGRNVTGFGGDRLLMDLQNARRVLTAPHSFDPAPLSPPLQPHLGVPVIQGNTAQGVINYGTVTTSDGTFAYVRLRSFEANDVDDLVHALAPILTTLPQNGLLCDIRGNTGGYIAAGERLLQLFSPQPIVPARFQFRVTDLTRAMVEASDKFIRWRPSFAEAFKTGETYTRGIPMEGDDIDYNKVGRKYTGPVILISDALAFSTADMFAAGFIDNEIGKVICTDDNMAAAGGNVWNWDAVRIFNPDFRLDAKLKTDFVAGNLSTQIVDAFNAAGISLSEKATLASEQVDEDETAWVIQDGILTHVIRDLPWMSDHLEVYLARSPSGLANLPNGVNFGLTIRRALRVKANEGRVLEDVGIVPDTFYHMTLRDVMEHNQDLFERAGKELSGGEPASAT